The Halarchaeum grantii genome includes a window with the following:
- a CDS encoding TraB/GumN family protein, protein MSDSARDGEGSVRLVGTAHVSADSVAEVERVIEEEDPDTVAVELDEGRYRQMKGETPDEIAPADLLQGSMALQFLAYWLLSYVQQRMGERFDIQPGADMLAAVETAEAIGSDVALVDRDIQVTIQRFWARMSAWEKLRMVGQLALAVLGVGGGKEEEMSMADLTDADVVSAMMEEFRQFSPEGAEALIDERDAYLAHNIVNLREQGKHVVAVVGAGHRAGIERYLAHPEELPPMDELTGRAEKRFSLAKVVGALLTLGFLAFFVLVLMAGVNDAVVLRLFVAWFLFNGVIAAGLALLGGAHWTSAGVGGAVAWLTSINPLLAPGWFAGYVELRYTPVRISDIGTLNEIMSDETLPVREVFSRMTDVPLFRLIAVVALTNVGSMIASFLFIPLVLPLVGGPFDSVGEVLAVLLRGAQNSLDLIRGLVA, encoded by the coding sequence ATGAGTGACAGCGCGCGCGACGGCGAGGGGTCGGTGCGGCTCGTCGGGACCGCGCACGTCTCCGCGGACTCCGTCGCGGAGGTCGAACGCGTCATCGAGGAAGAAGACCCGGACACGGTGGCGGTCGAGCTCGACGAGGGGCGCTACCGGCAGATGAAGGGCGAGACGCCCGACGAGATCGCGCCGGCAGACCTCCTGCAGGGGAGCATGGCGCTCCAGTTCCTCGCGTACTGGCTGCTCTCCTACGTCCAACAGCGCATGGGCGAGCGCTTCGACATCCAGCCGGGCGCGGACATGCTCGCCGCCGTCGAGACGGCCGAAGCCATCGGGAGCGACGTCGCGCTCGTCGACCGCGACATCCAGGTGACGATCCAGCGCTTCTGGGCGCGCATGAGCGCGTGGGAGAAACTGCGGATGGTCGGCCAGCTCGCGCTCGCCGTCCTCGGCGTCGGCGGCGGCAAAGAGGAGGAGATGTCGATGGCGGACCTCACGGACGCCGACGTCGTCTCCGCGATGATGGAGGAGTTCCGCCAGTTCAGTCCCGAGGGCGCCGAGGCGCTCATCGACGAGCGCGACGCCTACCTCGCGCACAACATCGTGAACCTCCGCGAGCAGGGGAAACACGTCGTCGCCGTCGTCGGCGCCGGCCACAGGGCCGGCATCGAGCGCTACCTCGCCCACCCCGAGGAGCTGCCGCCGATGGACGAGCTGACGGGCCGCGCCGAGAAGCGCTTCTCGCTCGCGAAGGTCGTCGGCGCGCTCCTCACGCTCGGCTTCCTCGCGTTCTTCGTGCTCGTCCTGATGGCGGGCGTGAACGACGCCGTCGTCCTCCGGCTCTTCGTCGCGTGGTTCCTCTTCAACGGCGTCATCGCCGCCGGACTCGCGCTCCTCGGCGGCGCACACTGGACGTCCGCCGGCGTCGGCGGCGCCGTCGCGTGGCTCACCTCCATCAATCCCCTGCTGGCGCCCGGCTGGTTCGCGGGCTACGTCGAGTTGCGCTACACGCCCGTGCGTATCAGCGACATCGGGACGCTGAACGAGATCATGAGCGACGAGACGCTCCCCGTCAGGGAGGTGTTCTCGCGGATGACCGACGTCCCGCTCTTCCGGCTCATCGCCGTCGTCGCGCTCACGAACGTCGGGAGCATGATCGCGAGCTTCCTCTTCATCCCGCTCGTCCTCCCGCTCGTCGGCGGGCCGTTCGACAGCGTCGGCGAAGTCCTCGCCGTGCTCCTGCGTGGCGCGCAGAACAGCCTCGACCTCATCCGGGGGCTCGTCGCGTGA
- a CDS encoding DNA topoisomerase VI subunit B — protein MTSFQSTLADGDDGIAEELAASQREISIAEFFEKNKHMLGFDSGARGLVTAVKEAVDNALDATEEAGILPDIYVEIQEHGDYYTLVVEDNGPGITKEQIPKIFGKLLYGSRFHAREQSRGQQGIGISAAVLYSQLTSGTPAKITSRTQGSSEANYYELVIDTDTNEPVISEEQTTSWDRSHGTRIELEMEANMRARGQLHDYVEHTAVVNPHARLELREPKGEFKFERAEGATLPAETEEIRPHPHGVELGALIKMLDQTDSRTVRGFLREEFTRVGAKTADSICDAFRDRHYGRELAWTLPTASEADLEAALRDAVSNKPADDTEAFAAAVADALRERGALAYTDLETLVADAAADAEGATSFGATVRGHVVDAAWGVLTADRRSDLYRHVDAATSNQKDDATVDALAERLAAKFGEETPRDRLTRDGLRDFVVRAAETTEDVDGATVGETARENITEELWMNAHTVTDDLPSAADVEGDRNLARDLLAAMSSVDVMAPPTSCLSPIEADLIEAGLRKEFDAEFYAAATRDADVHGGDPFVVEAGIAYGGDLAAEGTVDVMRFANRVPLVYQRGACATTKVLKQIGWRNYGLDQPGGSGLPNGPCVIMVHVASTNVPFTSESKDALASVPEIEDEIELAVREAARELKSFLNKRRSMQKRREKQNVIMDVLPKMADKVSEMTGREPVAVEDSLARIMNNVLVERERDGEAVTLTVENHTSAGADLEVTEIVSAEPANVSEGTVVEMDGEWFVKWSPSVSGGDDAALTYTVSDDADCDLSVSGVEEEKLTVNR, from the coding sequence ATGACGTCCTTCCAGTCGACACTCGCCGATGGAGACGACGGCATCGCGGAGGAGCTCGCCGCGAGCCAGCGCGAGATCTCCATCGCCGAGTTCTTCGAGAAGAACAAGCACATGCTGGGCTTCGACTCCGGGGCCCGCGGGCTCGTCACGGCCGTCAAGGAAGCCGTCGACAACGCCCTCGACGCCACGGAGGAGGCCGGTATCCTCCCCGACATCTACGTCGAGATTCAGGAGCACGGGGACTACTACACGCTCGTCGTCGAGGACAACGGCCCCGGCATCACCAAAGAGCAGATCCCGAAGATCTTCGGCAAGCTCCTCTACGGCTCCCGCTTCCACGCCCGCGAACAGTCGCGGGGCCAGCAGGGCATCGGGATCTCGGCCGCCGTCCTCTACAGCCAGCTCACCTCCGGCACGCCCGCGAAGATCACCTCGCGCACGCAGGGCTCGAGCGAGGCCAACTACTACGAGCTCGTCATCGACACGGACACGAACGAACCGGTCATCAGCGAGGAACAGACGACGTCGTGGGACCGCTCGCACGGCACCCGCATCGAGCTCGAAATGGAGGCGAACATGCGCGCGCGGGGTCAACTCCACGACTACGTCGAGCACACCGCCGTCGTGAACCCGCACGCACGCCTCGAACTCCGCGAGCCGAAGGGCGAGTTCAAGTTCGAGCGCGCGGAGGGCGCGACCCTCCCCGCCGAGACCGAGGAGATCCGCCCGCACCCCCACGGCGTGGAACTCGGCGCGCTCATCAAGATGCTCGACCAGACGGACTCCCGGACGGTTCGGGGCTTCCTCCGCGAGGAGTTCACGCGCGTCGGCGCGAAAACCGCCGACAGTATCTGTGACGCCTTCCGCGACCGCCACTACGGCCGCGAGCTCGCGTGGACGCTCCCCACCGCGAGCGAGGCTGACCTCGAGGCCGCGCTCCGCGACGCCGTCTCGAACAAGCCCGCCGACGACACGGAGGCGTTCGCGGCCGCCGTCGCGGACGCGCTCCGCGAACGCGGCGCGCTCGCCTACACCGATCTCGAGACGCTCGTCGCCGACGCCGCCGCCGACGCCGAGGGCGCGACCTCCTTCGGCGCGACCGTCCGGGGACACGTCGTCGACGCCGCGTGGGGCGTCCTCACCGCGGACCGCCGCAGCGACCTCTACCGACACGTCGACGCCGCCACCTCGAACCAGAAGGACGACGCGACGGTGGACGCGCTCGCCGAGCGCCTCGCCGCGAAGTTCGGCGAGGAGACGCCGCGCGACCGCCTGACGCGCGACGGCCTCCGCGACTTCGTCGTGCGCGCCGCCGAGACGACCGAGGACGTCGACGGCGCGACCGTCGGCGAGACCGCCCGTGAGAACATCACGGAAGAACTCTGGATGAACGCCCACACCGTCACGGACGACCTCCCGAGCGCTGCGGACGTCGAGGGCGACCGGAACCTCGCGCGCGACCTGCTCGCCGCGATGAGTTCCGTGGACGTGATGGCGCCACCGACGTCGTGTCTCTCGCCGATCGAGGCCGACCTCATCGAGGCCGGCCTCCGCAAGGAGTTCGACGCGGAGTTCTACGCCGCCGCGACGCGCGACGCGGACGTCCACGGCGGCGACCCGTTCGTCGTCGAGGCAGGCATCGCCTACGGCGGCGACCTCGCCGCCGAGGGGACCGTGGACGTGATGCGCTTCGCGAACCGCGTCCCGCTCGTCTACCAGCGCGGCGCCTGCGCGACGACGAAGGTCCTCAAGCAGATCGGCTGGCGGAACTACGGCCTCGACCAGCCGGGCGGGAGCGGCCTGCCGAACGGCCCGTGCGTCATCATGGTGCACGTCGCCTCGACGAACGTACCGTTCACGAGCGAGTCGAAGGACGCGCTCGCGTCGGTCCCGGAGATCGAGGACGAGATCGAGCTCGCGGTCCGCGAGGCCGCCCGCGAACTGAAGAGCTTCCTGAACAAGCGCCGCTCGATGCAGAAGCGCCGCGAGAAGCAGAACGTCATCATGGACGTCCTCCCGAAGATGGCCGACAAGGTCTCGGAGATGACCGGCCGCGAGCCCGTGGCCGTCGAGGACTCGCTCGCGCGCATCATGAACAACGTCCTCGTCGAGCGCGAACGCGACGGCGAGGCCGTGACACTCACCGTCGAGAACCACACGAGCGCCGGCGCGGACCTCGAGGTCACCGAAATCGTCTCCGCCGAACCCGCGAACGTCAGCGAGGGCACCGTCGTCGAGATGGACGGCGAGTGGTTCGTGAAGTGGTCGCCCTCCGTCTCCGGCGGCGACGACGCGGCGCTCACCTACACCGTCAGCGACGACGCCGACTGCGACCTCTCCGTGAGCGGCGTCGAAGAGGAGAAACTCACCGTCAACCGATGA
- a CDS encoding HAD-IIA family hydrolase produces the protein MTPRAAVLDLDGTLVSGDGLLPGARDAAAAIRERVEAVCFLTNNPTVPPEAYAARLRDLGIEAAPAEVVTACTATLAYLREHHADDAVYAIAGDDIVAQLRDAGVSLVADPTACECVVAGYDPDFDYDDMHAALRAFGDSGAVGFVGTDPDRTIPTPDGPVPGSGAVVHAISGVVERDPDVVLGKPSVETAGIVAERLGVPAADTVVVGDNPATDVAFGERAGMTTVRVRTGLGRADGGPDADVVVDDIGAAVRVFREA, from the coding sequence GTGACGCCGCGCGCCGCCGTCCTCGACCTCGACGGCACGCTGGTGAGCGGCGACGGCCTCCTCCCGGGCGCGCGCGACGCGGCGGCGGCGATCCGCGAGCGCGTCGAGGCCGTCTGCTTCCTCACGAACAACCCGACGGTCCCTCCGGAGGCGTACGCGGCGCGCCTGCGCGACCTCGGCATCGAGGCCGCGCCAGCGGAGGTCGTGACCGCCTGCACGGCCACGCTCGCCTACCTCCGCGAGCACCACGCCGACGACGCGGTCTACGCGATCGCCGGCGACGACATCGTCGCGCAGCTCCGCGACGCCGGCGTCTCGCTCGTCGCCGACCCCACGGCGTGCGAGTGCGTCGTCGCCGGCTATGACCCCGACTTCGACTACGACGACATGCACGCGGCGCTGCGCGCGTTCGGCGACTCGGGGGCCGTCGGCTTCGTCGGCACCGACCCCGACCGCACCATTCCGACACCCGACGGCCCGGTCCCGGGGTCGGGCGCCGTCGTCCACGCGATTTCGGGCGTCGTCGAGCGCGACCCGGACGTCGTCCTCGGCAAACCCTCCGTGGAGACCGCGGGCATCGTCGCGGAGCGCCTCGGCGTCCCCGCCGCGGACACCGTCGTCGTCGGCGACAACCCCGCGACGGACGTCGCGTTCGGCGAGCGCGCCGGGATGACCACCGTCCGCGTGCGGACCGGCCTCGGGCGCGCGGACGGCGGGCCCGACGCGGACGTCGTGGTGGACGACATCGGGGCGGCCGTCCGGGTCTTCCGCGAGGCGTAG
- a CDS encoding ferredoxin--NADP reductase, which yields MPEPRRPRPDAQVEELPLLTDTATVTRVDALDERRGDEIRRAVHRLLREHGADVTRHIDDDGIAWNALERELHDIDLPRVTRRKLGVLRERHERDYPSLVEVAFDPATEFDFAPGQFVTIRFRGTPRPYSLASSPNDEELSLCVRRVPGGRLSEKLCTDLEPGDHLPELRGPNGDFTLQDHSARDMAFLATGTGVAPLRSMIRYVFEEGLDTYEGEARDIWLFLGTAWADDCAFREEFRALDAAHEHFHYVPCLTRERYLTGWTGETGYVQQTLLKYVEDGVEAPDLSVGLREFLDAEPETDIDARIDPTELEVYACGVSAMVQTLEDVCSCVGVSGGDIRGEGYG from the coding sequence ATGCCCGAACCCAGACGCCCTCGGCCGGACGCGCAGGTCGAGGAACTCCCCCTCCTCACTGACACCGCGACGGTGACGCGCGTGGACGCGCTCGATGAACGGCGCGGCGACGAGATACGGCGCGCCGTCCACCGACTCCTCCGCGAGCACGGCGCGGACGTGACGCGCCACATCGACGACGACGGGATCGCGTGGAACGCCCTCGAACGGGAGCTCCACGATATCGACCTCCCGCGAGTGACGCGGCGGAAACTCGGCGTGCTCCGGGAGCGCCACGAGCGCGACTACCCCTCGCTCGTCGAGGTCGCCTTCGACCCCGCGACCGAGTTCGACTTCGCGCCCGGCCAGTTCGTCACCATCCGCTTTCGCGGCACGCCGCGCCCGTACTCGCTCGCGTCCTCGCCGAACGACGAGGAGCTGTCGCTCTGCGTCCGCCGCGTGCCGGGCGGGCGCCTCTCCGAGAAGCTCTGCACGGACCTCGAACCCGGCGACCACCTCCCCGAACTGCGCGGGCCGAACGGCGACTTCACCCTGCAGGACCACTCCGCGAGGGACATGGCCTTCCTCGCGACGGGGACGGGCGTCGCGCCGCTGCGCTCGATGATCCGCTACGTCTTCGAGGAGGGGCTCGACACCTACGAGGGCGAGGCCCGCGACATCTGGCTCTTCCTCGGCACCGCGTGGGCGGACGACTGCGCCTTCCGCGAGGAGTTCCGCGCGCTCGACGCCGCCCACGAGCACTTCCACTACGTCCCGTGTCTCACGCGCGAACGCTACCTCACGGGCTGGACGGGCGAGACGGGCTACGTCCAGCAGACGCTCCTGAAGTACGTCGAGGACGGCGTCGAGGCGCCCGACCTGAGCGTGGGTCTCCGCGAGTTCCTCGACGCCGAGCCCGAGACGGACATCGACGCGCGCATCGACCCCACGGAGCTCGAAGTGTACGCTTGCGGGGTGTCCGCGATGGTGCAGACGCTCGAGGACGTCTGCTCGTGCGTCGGCGTCTCCGGCGGCGACATCCGCGGCGAGGGCTACGGGTAG
- the purM gene encoding phosphoribosylformylglycinamidine cyclo-ligase, whose amino-acid sequence MSEDDAEGMTYAEAGVDIDASEAATAALVDAVADVGNTTDYAGLVPMGEQYLALATDGVGTKLLVAEALEDYSTVGIDCIAMNVNDLAAAGVEPAAFVDYLAVDEPSEELTAQVGEGLAAGAEEAGMALVGGETAVMPEVVKGFDLAGTVAGLADEDDLLPGEAEAGDALVGFASSGIHSNGLTLARQAATKGEGSYHDDYPYDGYDTVGEALLEPTRIYTYLLPSLHDLDIHAAAHVTGGGWTNLARMGDYAYDVTDPLPAQDVFAFVAERGDVSEEEMHRTFNMGTGFVVACPEDEADDLIATTDGERIGTVREGDGVEIRGLTL is encoded by the coding sequence ATGAGTGAGGACGATGCCGAGGGCATGACGTACGCCGAGGCAGGCGTCGACATCGACGCGAGCGAGGCCGCGACCGCCGCGCTCGTCGACGCCGTCGCGGACGTCGGGAACACCACGGACTACGCGGGACTCGTGCCGATGGGCGAGCAGTACCTCGCGCTCGCGACGGACGGCGTCGGCACGAAACTGCTCGTCGCCGAAGCCCTCGAGGACTACTCGACGGTGGGCATCGACTGCATCGCGATGAACGTCAACGACCTCGCCGCCGCCGGCGTCGAACCCGCCGCGTTCGTCGACTACCTCGCCGTCGACGAGCCGAGCGAGGAGCTCACCGCGCAGGTCGGCGAGGGGCTCGCGGCGGGCGCCGAGGAGGCCGGGATGGCGCTCGTCGGCGGCGAGACGGCGGTCATGCCCGAAGTCGTGAAGGGCTTCGACCTCGCCGGCACCGTCGCCGGCCTCGCAGACGAGGACGACCTCCTGCCCGGCGAGGCCGAGGCGGGCGACGCGCTCGTCGGCTTCGCGTCCTCGGGCATCCACTCGAACGGCCTCACGCTCGCCCGGCAGGCCGCGACGAAGGGCGAGGGGAGCTATCACGACGACTACCCCTACGACGGCTACGACACGGTCGGCGAGGCCCTGCTGGAGCCGACGCGCATCTACACCTATCTGCTCCCGTCGCTCCACGACCTCGACATCCACGCGGCCGCGCACGTCACCGGCGGCGGCTGGACGAACCTCGCGCGGATGGGCGACTACGCCTACGACGTCACGGACCCACTCCCCGCACAGGACGTCTTCGCGTTCGTCGCCGAGCGCGGGGACGTTTCCGAGGAGGAGATGCACCGCACGTTCAACATGGGCACCGGGTTCGTCGTCGCGTGCCCCGAGGACGAGGCCGACGACCTGATCGCCACGACGGACGGCGAGCGCATCGGCACCGTTCGCGAGGGCGACGGTGTCGAGATCCGCGGCCTCACCCTCTAG
- a CDS encoding MBL fold metallo-hydrolase has protein sequence MTVTFGSHTLEWLGYACARVETADGTVVYTDPGRYGTLDGAWDDDYGTHPHPHGRAYDARDGDVVLVTHDHHYDDEGVRRVATSDATVVVYEGVSAEGVRESSGRDVAEPEDLDYEIERVAYGDHLDVAGVGIDVVPAYNRADGPRDDHPYEFGCGYRFVLDERAYFWTGDSDVVDEHGDLDVDVLLPSIAQSFTMDRHGAADLAHDLRPDLVLPIHYNTFGALAADDEAFAADVASRGVPVVLDRPREGE, from the coding sequence ATGACCGTCACCTTCGGTTCGCACACGCTCGAGTGGCTCGGCTACGCGTGCGCTCGCGTCGAGACGGCGGACGGCACCGTCGTCTACACGGACCCCGGGCGCTACGGCACGCTCGACGGGGCGTGGGACGACGACTACGGCACCCACCCGCATCCCCACGGGCGGGCGTACGACGCGCGCGACGGCGACGTCGTCCTCGTCACGCACGACCACCACTACGACGACGAGGGCGTGCGCCGCGTCGCGACGTCGGACGCCACCGTCGTCGTCTACGAGGGCGTCTCCGCCGAGGGCGTCCGCGAGAGCTCCGGACGCGATGTCGCGGAGCCCGAAGACCTCGACTACGAGATCGAGCGCGTCGCGTACGGCGACCACCTCGACGTCGCGGGCGTCGGTATCGACGTCGTGCCCGCGTACAACCGCGCGGACGGCCCGCGCGACGACCACCCTTACGAGTTCGGCTGTGGGTATCGCTTCGTGCTCGACGAACGCGCGTACTTCTGGACGGGCGACTCGGACGTCGTCGACGAGCACGGCGACCTCGACGTGGACGTCCTCCTCCCGTCCATCGCCCAGTCGTTCACGATGGACCGCCACGGCGCCGCCGACCTCGCGCACGACCTGCGCCCGGACCTCGTGCTCCCCATCCACTACAACACGTTCGGCGCGCTCGCCGCGGACGACGAAGCGTTCGCCGCCGACGTCGCCTCGCGCGGCGTCCCCGTGGTGCTCGACCGGCCGCGCGAGGGAGAATAA
- a CDS encoding metalloprotease, with amino-acid sequence MSASLTSRLTFSADELRDLLVAWLALGVAFAFFYERVTATALAGYVTSRAFLLALAASLLTAGIGFLLHELAHKVVAVRYGQVAAFRADYGMLALAVLGGLAGFLFAAPGAVVHRGRLTERQNGLIALAGPVTNLALAAIFAPLAFLGVDLGMRGLSINLLLAGFNMLPVGPLDGRSVVSWSKAVYALVAVPSVLLGVAALLYV; translated from the coding sequence GTGAGCGCCTCGCTCACGTCGCGGCTCACCTTCAGCGCCGACGAACTGCGGGACCTGCTCGTCGCGTGGCTCGCGCTCGGTGTCGCGTTCGCGTTCTTCTACGAGCGCGTCACCGCGACGGCGCTCGCGGGCTACGTCACCTCGCGGGCGTTCCTGCTCGCGCTCGCGGCGAGCCTCCTCACGGCGGGTATCGGCTTCCTCCTCCACGAGCTCGCGCACAAGGTCGTCGCCGTCCGCTACGGGCAGGTCGCGGCGTTCCGCGCGGACTACGGGATGCTCGCGCTCGCCGTCCTCGGCGGGCTCGCGGGCTTCCTCTTCGCCGCACCGGGCGCCGTCGTCCACCGTGGCCGGCTCACCGAGCGCCAGAACGGCCTCATCGCGCTCGCCGGGCCGGTGACGAACCTCGCGCTCGCCGCGATATTCGCGCCGCTCGCCTTCCTCGGCGTCGACCTCGGGATGCGCGGCCTCTCCATCAACCTCCTGCTCGCGGGGTTCAACATGCTGCCCGTCGGGCCGCTCGACGGGAGGAGCGTCGTCTCGTGGAGCAAGGCCGTCTACGCCCTCGTCGCCGTCCCGTCCGTCCTGCTCGGCGTGGCCGCGCTGTTGTACGTCTGA
- a CDS encoding DNA topoisomerase IV subunit A, with product MSSDTTPDDAEARERLTDMAAEFYDQFADGDVPSMTLPTRSKSNIVFDEDAGVWVYGDRTSTRSANSVSGARKLLKSVYTIDFLAQQLDEDRSSTLRELYYLSESWGEEEAQFNNQSESDKLVEDLEIVSGVKREDFHMRPEESGAKVMGPLRIREQTNRGDREIHCQEDVGQGGYQIPNNPDTIEFLDHDTDFVLCVETGGMRDRLVENGFDDEYNALVVHLGGQPARATRRLTKRLHDELDLPVTVFTDGDPWSYRIFGSVSYGSIKSAHLSEYLATPDAQFIGIRPADIVEYDLPTDPLGDSDVNALESELEDPRFQSDFWTEQIELQLDIGKKAEQQALASRGLDFVTDTYLPERLDEMGVL from the coding sequence ATGAGCTCAGACACCACCCCAGACGACGCGGAGGCGCGCGAGCGCCTCACCGACATGGCCGCAGAGTTCTACGACCAGTTCGCCGACGGGGACGTTCCGAGCATGACGCTCCCGACGCGCTCGAAGTCGAACATCGTCTTCGACGAGGACGCGGGCGTCTGGGTGTACGGCGACCGCACCTCGACGCGCTCCGCGAACTCCGTCAGCGGCGCGCGGAAGCTCCTGAAGTCCGTCTACACCATCGACTTCCTCGCCCAGCAACTCGACGAGGACCGCTCCTCGACGCTGCGTGAACTCTACTACCTCTCCGAGTCGTGGGGCGAGGAGGAGGCGCAGTTCAACAACCAGTCGGAGTCCGACAAGCTCGTCGAGGACCTCGAAATCGTCTCCGGCGTGAAGCGCGAGGACTTCCACATGCGCCCCGAGGAATCGGGCGCGAAGGTGATGGGGCCCCTCCGCATCCGCGAGCAGACGAATCGCGGCGACCGCGAGATCCACTGTCAGGAGGACGTCGGGCAGGGCGGCTACCAGATCCCGAACAACCCCGACACCATCGAGTTCCTCGACCACGACACCGACTTCGTCCTCTGCGTGGAGACCGGTGGGATGCGCGACCGCCTCGTCGAGAACGGCTTCGACGACGAGTACAACGCCCTCGTCGTCCACCTCGGCGGCCAGCCAGCGCGCGCGACGCGGCGCCTCACCAAGCGCCTCCACGACGAACTCGACCTCCCGGTCACGGTCTTCACGGACGGTGACCCGTGGAGCTACCGCATCTTCGGATCCGTCTCCTACGGGTCGATCAAGTCCGCGCACCTCTCGGAGTACCTCGCGACGCCGGACGCGCAGTTCATCGGCATCCGGCCCGCCGACATCGTCGAGTACGACCTCCCCACCGACCCGCTCGGTGACTCGGACGTGAACGCCCTCGAGAGCGAACTCGAGGACCCGCGCTTCCAGTCCGACTTCTGGACGGAGCAGATCGAGCTCCAGCTCGACATCGGGAAGAAGGCCGAACAGCAGGCGCTCGCCTCGCGCGGGCTGGACTTCGTCACGGACACCTACCTCCCCGAGCGACTGGACGAGATGGGCGTCCTGTAG
- the ligA gene encoding ATP-dependent DNA ligase LigA codes for MEFAEFAEHAAGIEAEPADLEVVSLVADLFAEADADLGVVARFVQGRVFPAYSERTLDVGPSLCHEAIARAAGPNVEAADVEARLAEEGDIGRVAASYDTGGQRGLGAFGATDGAPGPTVREVYDELAGLAAAEGAGSQDEKVATLFGLLSRCDGDAEARYLARLVLSEMRIGVGEGTVRDAIAEAFDVDVAAVARALQVSNDYGLVAETAREEGAAGLAGIHLEVGRPVQAMLAQAGSVADAIEAWETVAVETKFDGARVQLHHDPDGRTEVFSRNMEEVTAALPEVVEFAERHLDAPAILDGEVVAVAEDGSPLPFQEVLRRFRRKHDVERMREEVAVELRAFDCLHADGADLLDAPLTERHDALAALLAGTDAVSELLLSDDADDIEAFEADALEAGHEGVMLKDPESTYTPGKRGKQWLKRKPDVETLDLVVTGAEWGEGRRASLLGTFLLSARTEDGYETIGKVATGISDDELADLTDLVEPHVVREDGQTLEVDPQVVFEVGYEEIQRSPTYSSGYALRFPRFLAVRDDKTPESADSLERVERLVESQ; via the coding sequence ATGGAGTTCGCCGAGTTCGCCGAGCACGCGGCCGGTATCGAGGCCGAGCCCGCGGACCTCGAAGTCGTGTCGCTCGTCGCCGACCTCTTCGCGGAGGCGGACGCGGACCTCGGGGTCGTCGCGCGCTTCGTGCAGGGGCGCGTCTTCCCCGCGTACAGCGAGCGCACACTCGACGTCGGGCCGAGTCTCTGCCACGAGGCGATCGCGCGCGCCGCCGGGCCGAACGTCGAGGCGGCGGACGTCGAGGCGCGTCTCGCGGAGGAGGGCGACATCGGGCGCGTCGCCGCGAGCTACGACACCGGCGGCCAGCGCGGCCTCGGCGCGTTCGGAGCGACCGACGGAGCGCCGGGCCCCACCGTCCGGGAGGTGTACGACGAGCTCGCGGGACTCGCCGCCGCCGAAGGCGCCGGGAGCCAGGACGAGAAGGTGGCGACGCTCTTCGGCCTCCTCTCGCGCTGCGACGGCGACGCCGAAGCGCGCTACCTCGCGCGCCTCGTCCTCTCCGAGATGCGCATCGGCGTCGGCGAGGGCACCGTCCGGGACGCCATCGCCGAGGCCTTCGACGTCGACGTCGCGGCGGTCGCGCGCGCCCTCCAGGTGTCGAACGACTACGGCCTCGTCGCGGAGACCGCGCGCGAGGAGGGCGCCGCCGGCCTCGCGGGCATCCACCTCGAGGTGGGCCGGCCCGTCCAGGCGATGCTCGCGCAGGCGGGGAGCGTCGCGGACGCCATCGAGGCGTGGGAGACCGTCGCCGTCGAGACGAAGTTCGACGGCGCGCGCGTCCAGTTGCACCACGACCCCGACGGCCGCACGGAGGTCTTCAGCCGGAACATGGAGGAGGTGACGGCCGCGCTCCCCGAGGTCGTGGAGTTCGCCGAGCGCCACCTCGACGCCCCCGCGATACTCGACGGCGAAGTCGTCGCCGTCGCCGAGGACGGAAGCCCGCTCCCGTTTCAGGAGGTGCTCAGGCGCTTCCGCCGGAAGCACGACGTCGAGCGGATGCGCGAGGAGGTCGCCGTCGAGTTGCGGGCGTTCGACTGCCTGCACGCGGACGGCGCGGACCTCCTCGACGCGCCGCTCACCGAGCGCCACGACGCGCTCGCGGCCCTGCTCGCGGGGACGGACGCCGTCTCAGAGCTCCTGCTCTCGGACGACGCCGACGACATCGAGGCGTTCGAGGCGGACGCCCTCGAGGCCGGCCACGAGGGCGTGATGCTCAAGGACCCCGAGTCGACCTACACCCCGGGCAAGCGCGGGAAGCAGTGGCTGAAGCGCAAGCCCGACGTCGAGACGCTCGACCTCGTCGTGACGGGCGCGGAGTGGGGCGAGGGCCGACGCGCCTCGCTCCTCGGGACGTTCCTCCTCTCCGCGCGCACCGAGGACGGCTACGAGACCATCGGGAAGGTCGCGACCGGCATCTCGGACGACGAACTCGCCGACCTCACCGACCTCGTCGAGCCGCACGTCGTCCGCGAGGACGGCCAGACGCTCGAGGTCGACCCACAGGTCGTCTTCGAGGTGGGGTACGAGGAGATCCAGCGCTCGCCGACGTACTCCTCGGGGTACGCGCTTCGCTTCCCGCGCTTCCTCGCCGTCCGCGACGACAAGACGCCGGAGAGCGCGGACTCCCTCGAGCGCGTCGAGCGCCTCGTCGAGAGCCAGTGA